In a genomic window of Alteromonas gilva:
- the prc gene encoding carboxy terminal-processing peptidase — translation MKEILRISVASAILAVSVGAGAVTPGNSVEDLPVLQQEAQHSSAAKRISTLFTREHYKLIKLDDELSEKVYDRYLQSLDGNRNVFLQSDIAKFEQYRDTFDDALQRGNLQVAYDIFNVNLERRIERYQYALSLLDTKFDFEKEGDRFFFDREDAPWPANQAELDELWRQRVKYDALNLKLAGKEPEKITELLTKRYERAVKRLKQTQSEDVFQTVMNSFARSIEAHTSYLSPRNADRFKMDMNLSLEGIGAVLQSEDDFTVIKSVVPGGPADKSKAIKPEDKIVGVAQEDEEFIDVIGWRLDDVVDMIKGPKGSEVKLQVQKGSADSTTISVVTLVRDKIKLEDRAAKSEVYVPDNGPHAGEKVGVISIPSFYNNLHADVLKEINTLKAEEVKAIIVDLRGNGGGSLSEATLVSGLFIEQGPVVQIRYEGGRMSVNQDTDGQVSYQGPLTVLVDRYSASASEIFAAAMQDYNRALIIGEQTFGKGTVQQHKGLGRIYDLYENPLGSVQYTIAKFYRINGDSTQHKGVVPDIRFPTPIDPAEWGESQEENALPYDSIRRANYTTFGDTQSALDVLAMQHSSRISQDPEFGYIQQDIEKYQKEKDKEFISLVESERLAEKQENEERALKRANERLTRMGLPVVEDLEDLPEELEELDPFLAEAANITLDMVNTGKYALTRG, via the coding sequence ATGAAAGAGATACTTCGCATTTCCGTAGCCAGTGCCATTCTTGCAGTAAGTGTCGGCGCTGGTGCGGTGACACCCGGCAATAGCGTTGAAGATTTGCCGGTGCTTCAGCAAGAAGCGCAGCACTCTTCAGCAGCCAAGCGCATCAGCACCTTATTTACCCGTGAACATTACAAGCTGATTAAGCTTGATGACGAGTTATCTGAAAAGGTGTATGACCGCTATTTGCAGTCACTGGATGGAAATCGAAATGTCTTTTTACAATCTGATATCGCCAAATTTGAGCAATATCGTGACACCTTTGACGATGCGTTGCAGCGGGGTAACCTGCAGGTGGCGTATGATATTTTTAATGTTAACCTTGAGCGAAGAATTGAGCGCTACCAATACGCGCTGAGTCTGCTCGACACCAAGTTTGACTTTGAAAAAGAAGGCGATCGATTCTTTTTTGACCGTGAAGATGCGCCATGGCCGGCCAATCAGGCTGAACTCGATGAGTTATGGCGCCAACGGGTGAAATACGATGCGTTAAATCTCAAGCTGGCCGGTAAAGAACCTGAAAAAATTACTGAACTGCTGACCAAACGCTATGAGCGGGCGGTCAAACGCCTCAAACAAACCCAGAGCGAAGATGTTTTTCAAACCGTTATGAATTCGTTTGCGCGCAGCATTGAGGCTCATACCAGCTACTTATCGCCGCGCAACGCCGACCGGTTTAAGATGGACATGAATTTGTCACTGGAAGGGATTGGTGCGGTACTACAAAGCGAAGATGACTTTACCGTCATCAAGAGTGTTGTGCCAGGCGGCCCTGCCGATAAGTCCAAGGCGATTAAGCCCGAAGATAAAATCGTTGGCGTAGCTCAGGAAGACGAAGAGTTTATTGATGTTATCGGCTGGCGTCTGGATGACGTCGTGGATATGATCAAAGGCCCCAAGGGCAGCGAAGTCAAACTGCAGGTTCAAAAGGGCAGCGCTGACAGTACTACGATTTCCGTGGTCACGCTGGTGCGCGATAAAATTAAACTCGAAGATCGCGCTGCCAAGTCAGAAGTCTATGTACCGGATAATGGCCCCCATGCAGGCGAAAAGGTCGGTGTCATATCGATCCCGAGCTTTTACAACAATTTACACGCTGATGTATTAAAAGAAATCAATACCCTCAAAGCAGAAGAGGTAAAGGCCATCATCGTTGATTTGCGCGGTAATGGCGGCGGCTCGCTGTCTGAAGCAACCCTGGTATCCGGGTTGTTTATTGAGCAGGGCCCGGTGGTTCAGATCCGTTATGAAGGCGGTCGCATGAGCGTAAACCAGGACACCGATGGACAGGTGTCTTATCAGGGGCCGCTAACCGTGCTGGTTGACCGGTACAGTGCGTCGGCATCTGAAATTTTTGCTGCCGCGATGCAGGATTATAACCGCGCCTTGATCATTGGTGAGCAAACCTTTGGTAAAGGTACTGTGCAGCAGCATAAAGGCCTGGGGCGAATTTACGACCTGTATGAAAATCCATTGGGTAGCGTGCAATACACCATCGCAAAGTTCTACCGTATTAACGGTGACAGTACCCAACATAAAGGTGTGGTGCCTGATATTCGTTTCCCTACGCCAATCGATCCGGCTGAATGGGGCGAAAGTCAGGAAGAAAACGCGTTACCTTATGACAGTATCAGGCGCGCGAACTACACCACTTTTGGCGATACCCAGAGTGCCCTTGACGTATTAGCGATGCAGCACTCGTCGCGCATTAGCCAGGATCCTGAATTTGGTTACATTCAACAGGACATTGAGAAGTACCAAAAAGAAAAAGACAAAGAGTTTATTTCTTTGGTCGAATCTGAGCGGTTAGCCGAGAAGCAAGAAAACGAAGAGCGGGCCCTGAAGCGTGCCAATGAGCGTTTAACCCGTATGGGCTTGCCAGTGGTTGAAGATCTTGAAGATTTACCCGAGGAGTTAGAAGAGCTGGATCCGTTCCTGGCCGAAGCCGCTAACATTACCCTTGATATGGTAAATACCGGTAAATACGCATTAACCCGCGGTTAG
- a CDS encoding sodium-dependent transporter, with protein MAIRGEFSSRIGFILAAAGSAVGLGNIWGFPTQVASNGGAAFVLVYLLLAFALAYPVLMAELVIGRAHRANMVDSLGKITSNPLGRLTGLCGCVTVSLILAFYAIVGGWMIAYFAESLTRPVASAALNEWFTSYSLSSNLVFCALFLSLTSYIVLGGVKAGIERWSVRLMPTLFILMLALIVYVSFQPGASEGWAAYLVPDFSRVLNPDLLIDAMGQAFFSMSLGVGTMLVYGSYMSKKEDLPSIGAAVALVDIGVAIIAGMLIIPAMYVALNNGIEIFAANGELIAGDQLIFTVLPALFDTIGPVGLIVSIVFFALMVIAAVTSSISMLEVPVAYLSESRNLPRRQSVLIVALTIFAASALIIFNFSTLFGLVITLTTKYSQPLLGFALCIFAGWVWKRNDILAELKLSTPDMEHRLFWRIWPWYVKFVCPLVILIMFFRSVV; from the coding sequence ATGGCGATTCGTGGTGAGTTTTCCTCCCGTATCGGGTTTATTCTGGCGGCAGCGGGCTCTGCAGTCGGGCTAGGTAATATTTGGGGGTTTCCAACCCAGGTAGCCAGCAACGGCGGTGCTGCTTTTGTACTGGTTTATTTGCTACTGGCCTTTGCACTGGCATACCCCGTGCTAATGGCTGAATTAGTAATAGGCCGCGCTCACCGCGCCAATATGGTTGATTCACTGGGTAAAATTACCAGTAATCCACTGGGCCGGTTAACCGGGCTGTGTGGTTGCGTCACGGTCTCTTTGATCCTGGCGTTTTATGCAATCGTCGGCGGTTGGATGATCGCCTATTTTGCCGAGTCGTTGACCCGTCCTGTGGCGTCAGCGGCGTTAAACGAATGGTTTACCAGTTATTCACTGAGTTCCAATCTGGTATTTTGCGCGCTATTTTTGTCGCTGACATCGTACATTGTGCTGGGTGGAGTGAAAGCCGGTATTGAGCGCTGGTCGGTGAGGCTCATGCCAACCTTGTTTATCCTGATGCTGGCGCTCATTGTGTACGTCAGTTTCCAACCCGGCGCCAGTGAAGGGTGGGCAGCGTATTTAGTGCCTGATTTTAGTCGCGTGCTTAACCCCGACTTGCTGATAGATGCTATGGGACAGGCGTTCTTCTCGATGTCTCTTGGGGTGGGTACCATGCTGGTCTATGGCTCTTACATGAGTAAGAAGGAAGACTTGCCGTCTATTGGTGCGGCGGTGGCACTGGTAGATATCGGTGTTGCCATTATCGCCGGTATGCTTATTATTCCGGCGATGTATGTAGCGCTTAATAACGGCATAGAAATATTTGCCGCTAACGGTGAGTTAATTGCCGGCGATCAACTTATTTTTACGGTATTGCCAGCCCTGTTTGACACCATTGGGCCGGTAGGACTGATTGTTTCTATCGTCTTTTTTGCGCTGATGGTCATTGCTGCGGTAACCAGTTCGATCTCAATGCTCGAAGTGCCGGTGGCCTATCTGTCGGAGAGCCGGAATTTGCCGCGTCGTCAGTCGGTGCTCATCGTTGCGCTGACTATCTTTGCGGCGAGTGCCTTGATTATCTTTAATTTCTCAACCCTGTTTGGCTTGGTTATTACGCTGACAACAAAGTACAGCCAGCCGTTGCTGGGCTTTGCATTATGTATATTTGCCGGCTGGGTATGGAAACGTAACGACATACTGGCCGAATTAAAATTAAGTACCCCTGATATGGAGCACCGCTTGTTCTGGCGCATCTGGCCCTGGTATGTAAAGTTTGTTTGCCCATTGGTTATTTTGATTATGTTTTTCCGTTCGGTCGTATAA
- the nhaC gene encoding Na+/H+ antiporter NhaC, which translates to MTTKELKQPSLIDALIPIVALVLMMGTAVVLFADDSSYGPNQIALLIGTGLAAVIGMKNGHRWKDIEKGIIQGISVSLGACLILLVVGALIGTWMLAGTVPTLIYYGLELLNPSMFYAASCVICAVVAMSIGSSWTTAATVGVALMGVSAGMDMSAAITAGAVVSGAYFGDKISPLSETTNLAPAVAGTDLFEHIRYMLWTTIPSFLIALVLFIALGFSEASDQSADKIQQMQTLLEGTFNLNIVMLIPLVVLLTLAIKKMPAFPAVAIGALLGGVWALVFQPDVVQSMKDSGDAYSVGALKVVWTALFDGVSFATGDDNLDSLLSRGGMSSMLNTIWLIICAMSFGAVLERVGLLTRAVSAILHGAKSAGAMVSRTILTCIGTNLITADQYIAIVMPGRMFKEEYAKRNLHQLNLSRSLEDGGTITSPLIPWNTCGAYMHGVLMVHPFDYIFFAFFNLISPVLAVIYAYLGIKILRLTPPEPVVSAK; encoded by the coding sequence ATGACAACAAAAGAATTAAAACAACCCAGTCTGATTGATGCGCTTATCCCTATCGTTGCGCTAGTGTTGATGATGGGCACGGCGGTGGTGTTATTTGCCGATGACTCTTCTTACGGACCTAACCAGATAGCGCTGTTAATTGGTACCGGTTTAGCCGCGGTGATTGGCATGAAAAACGGCCATCGCTGGAAAGACATCGAGAAAGGCATTATTCAGGGGATATCGGTATCGTTGGGCGCTTGTCTGATATTGCTTGTAGTAGGGGCGCTGATTGGCACCTGGATGCTGGCTGGCACAGTGCCGACGCTGATTTACTATGGTCTGGAATTGCTTAATCCCAGTATGTTTTATGCGGCGTCCTGTGTGATTTGCGCGGTTGTGGCGATGAGTATTGGCAGTTCCTGGACCACCGCTGCAACTGTTGGTGTGGCGTTGATGGGCGTGTCCGCGGGTATGGATATGTCGGCTGCAATAACCGCTGGCGCAGTGGTTTCAGGCGCTTATTTTGGTGACAAGATATCGCCATTGTCTGAAACCACTAACCTTGCTCCTGCGGTGGCCGGTACCGATTTATTTGAGCATATCCGCTATATGCTGTGGACGACTATCCCAAGCTTTCTGATAGCATTGGTGCTGTTTATCGCCCTTGGCTTCAGTGAGGCGTCGGATCAGTCTGCCGATAAAATTCAACAAATGCAGACGTTGCTGGAAGGGACCTTTAACCTTAACATCGTCATGCTGATACCGCTGGTTGTATTGCTCACATTAGCGATCAAAAAAATGCCGGCGTTTCCGGCCGTGGCTATTGGTGCGTTACTGGGCGGGGTATGGGCGTTAGTGTTCCAGCCCGATGTGGTGCAGTCGATGAAAGACTCTGGCGATGCCTACTCGGTAGGGGCGCTCAAGGTGGTGTGGACCGCACTATTTGACGGTGTCAGCTTTGCTACCGGCGATGATAACCTCGATAGTCTACTGAGTCGTGGTGGTATGTCATCGATGCTCAATACCATATGGTTAATTATCTGTGCGATGTCGTTTGGGGCAGTACTGGAACGGGTTGGCTTATTAACCCGCGCAGTAAGTGCCATTTTGCACGGTGCCAAGAGCGCCGGCGCCATGGTGAGCCGCACAATTTTAACCTGTATCGGTACAAACCTGATCACCGCCGACCAATACATTGCGATTGTTATGCCTGGCCGGATGTTTAAAGAAGAATATGCCAAACGTAATTTACACCAGCTAAACTTATCACGTAGTCTCGAAGACGGCGGCACCATCACCTCACCACTGATCCCGTGGAATACCTGCGGTGCCTATATGCATGGGGTGTTAATGGTGCATCCGTTTGACTACATTTTCTTTGCGTTCTTTAATTTAATCAGTCCGGTACTGGCAGTTATTTATGCGTACCTGGGCATAAAAATATTACGCCTGACACCGCCTGAACCGGTGGTTTCGGCAAAATAA
- the pepN gene encoding aminopeptidase N — protein MTLVAKRRDDYRAPDFTITDVALDFVLAPDSTRVTSELKVSRQGSHSKSLYLDGEQLTLLELSVDGSAAQDYQQTESGLTINNVPDTFTLRIVTEVNPADNKALEGLYLSNGVYCTQCEAEGFRRITYYLDRPDVLAKFTVKITGDKASLPTMLANGNPLESGANDDGTHWILWQDPFPKPAYLFALVAGDFDQLTDTFTTQSGKSVALELYVDKGKRSRGEFALEALKRAMRWDEETFGLEYDLDIYMIVAVDFFNMGAMENKGLNVFNSKFVLADQDSATDEDFFNVESVIAHEYFHNWTGNRVTCRDWFQLSLKEGLTVFRDQQFSSDMTSPLSNRIKQVRVMREHQFAEDASAMSHPIRPDEVIEMNNFYTVTVYDKGAEVIRMMHTLLGVDGFRAGMDEYFRRHDGQAVTCDDFVSAMQSATDIDLGHFARWYSQSGTPQLALARAYNEQTDTVTVTITQRNAPTADQTEKAALFIPLQIEFIDATGQHVTPDQAMYADNLLIVDKDTTTLTFTGKGSAITPVALGNFSAPVKLTSDLTPAEWLHTFRFANDAFSRWDAIQQLYNWCIEQYYQQQPHAVDENIWQGLYQAVEASLQETEILGECLVVPSFETLCQSRSNIDVHALNTARKAFSEALAEQLADLLLTIYQANQTDAYDYQPEQVRARRCKNVVLGLLAQLPECKDRIIAQFEASDNMTDTLGALKAAQHHDLVLFSNLMNSFEQRWHDDPLVLDKWFSLHATCERGDILAQLTLLRQHPQFSQQNPNRVRAVVGSFAFYNTTGFHADDGSGYRFLTDYLLELDKQNPQVASRLVTPLTQWQHYSSTRQDLMKRQLARLLEDSGLSKDLYEKVSKALAYGNDC, from the coding sequence ATGACTTTAGTGGCCAAACGCCGCGACGATTATCGCGCACCTGACTTCACGATTACCGATGTAGCCCTGGACTTTGTTCTGGCGCCTGATTCTACCCGGGTAACCAGTGAGTTAAAGGTGTCAAGACAAGGCTCTCACAGTAAATCGCTATATCTTGATGGTGAACAACTAACCCTGCTGGAACTCTCGGTTGATGGCAGTGCTGCACAAGACTATCAGCAAACTGAGTCCGGTTTAACCATCAATAACGTGCCCGATACTTTTACGCTGCGCATCGTAACCGAGGTGAATCCGGCCGACAACAAAGCCCTGGAAGGCCTTTATTTGTCTAACGGTGTGTATTGTACTCAATGTGAAGCCGAGGGTTTTCGTCGCATTACCTATTACCTCGACCGCCCTGATGTACTGGCAAAATTCACGGTAAAAATTACCGGTGATAAAGCCAGTTTGCCGACTATGCTAGCCAATGGTAACCCGCTTGAAAGCGGTGCGAATGACGACGGTACGCATTGGATCTTATGGCAGGATCCGTTTCCTAAGCCGGCCTATTTGTTTGCTCTGGTGGCGGGGGATTTTGATCAACTAACCGACACATTTACCACCCAAAGCGGTAAGTCAGTTGCCCTTGAACTGTACGTCGACAAAGGCAAGCGCAGTCGTGGTGAGTTTGCACTCGAAGCACTGAAACGCGCCATGCGCTGGGACGAAGAAACCTTTGGCCTGGAATACGATCTGGATATCTACATGATAGTAGCGGTCGATTTCTTTAATATGGGCGCAATGGAAAACAAAGGGCTGAATGTTTTTAACAGCAAATTTGTGCTGGCCGATCAGGACTCTGCCACTGATGAAGACTTCTTTAATGTTGAATCAGTGATTGCCCATGAGTACTTCCACAACTGGACGGGTAACAGGGTAACCTGTCGCGACTGGTTCCAGTTAAGCCTTAAAGAAGGCCTGACTGTATTTCGCGATCAACAGTTTAGCAGCGATATGACGTCGCCATTAAGTAATCGCATTAAGCAGGTAAGGGTGATGCGCGAGCATCAGTTTGCTGAAGATGCCAGTGCCATGAGCCACCCAATTCGCCCTGATGAAGTCATTGAAATGAATAATTTCTATACGGTGACCGTGTATGACAAAGGCGCCGAAGTGATTCGTATGATGCACACGTTGTTGGGCGTCGACGGTTTCAGAGCGGGTATGGACGAATATTTCCGCCGTCACGATGGTCAGGCCGTTACCTGTGATGATTTTGTATCCGCCATGCAGTCGGCAACGGATATCGACTTAGGCCATTTCGCCCGGTGGTACAGTCAGTCTGGTACGCCGCAGTTAGCGTTAGCCCGTGCATATAACGAGCAAACCGATACAGTAACCGTAACGATTACGCAGCGTAATGCGCCCACGGCGGATCAAACAGAAAAAGCGGCGCTGTTTATCCCGCTGCAAATCGAATTTATTGACGCTACGGGGCAGCATGTGACACCTGATCAGGCTATGTACGCAGACAACCTGTTGATTGTTGATAAGGATACGACGACGCTGACGTTTACTGGAAAAGGCAGTGCGATAACCCCTGTGGCTCTGGGTAACTTTTCGGCACCGGTCAAGTTAACCTCTGATCTTACCCCGGCCGAATGGCTGCATACATTTCGTTTTGCCAACGATGCGTTTAGCCGCTGGGATGCGATTCAGCAGCTCTATAACTGGTGTATAGAACAGTATTACCAACAGCAGCCGCATGCAGTGGATGAAAATATTTGGCAAGGGTTATATCAGGCCGTTGAGGCCAGCTTGCAAGAAACTGAAATTCTGGGTGAATGTTTGGTGGTGCCAAGTTTTGAAACACTTTGCCAAAGCCGCAGTAATATTGATGTACACGCCCTTAACACCGCCAGAAAAGCCTTCAGCGAGGCATTGGCTGAGCAGTTAGCCGATTTATTACTGACCATTTATCAGGCCAATCAAACCGATGCGTATGACTATCAGCCGGAGCAGGTGAGAGCGCGCCGCTGTAAAAACGTTGTGCTGGGCTTACTTGCCCAGTTACCTGAATGTAAGGATCGTATCATCGCCCAGTTCGAAGCGTCAGATAATATGACCGACACGTTGGGGGCATTAAAAGCTGCACAGCACCATGATTTGGTATTGTTCAGCAATTTAATGAACAGCTTCGAGCAACGCTGGCATGACGACCCACTGGTTTTGGATAAATGGTTTAGTCTGCATGCCACCTGTGAACGCGGCGATATTCTCGCTCAACTCACATTGTTGCGCCAACATCCGCAGTTCAGCCAGCAAAACCCGAATCGGGTGAGGGCAGTAGTGGGTAGTTTTGCTTTTTATAACACCACAGGCTTTCATGCTGATGATGGCAGTGGCTACCGCTTTTTAACCGACTACTTGTTAGAACTTGATAAGCAAAACCCGCAGGTGGCATCAAGACTCGTCACTCCATTGACTCAATGGCAGCACTACAGTTCAACCCGTCAGGACTTAATGAAACGACAGTTGGCCCGTTTGCTTGAAGACAGTGGTTTAAGTAAAGATTTGTACGAGAAAGTCAGTAAAGCGCTGGCCTACGGAAATGATTGTTAA
- a CDS encoding DUF2835 family protein, giving the protein MIVNSDKIYFFSLNEPYHQCQALYSGTIPYVILTAETGERVQVPAGRLRQFIDSRGVCGRFRMVVSAQNKIKSFERIR; this is encoded by the coding sequence ATGATTGTTAATTCAGACAAGATATATTTCTTTTCGTTAAATGAACCCTATCACCAGTGTCAGGCCCTCTACAGCGGTACAATTCCTTATGTGATATTGACCGCTGAGACGGGCGAGCGTGTGCAGGTACCTGCCGGTCGACTCCGGCAGTTTATCGACAGCCGTGGTGTGTGCGGACGTTTCAGAATGGTTGTTTCTGCGCAAAATAAAATCAAATCTTTCGAGCGAATTCGCTGA